From a region of the Dyella jiangningensis genome:
- a CDS encoding 2-oxoglutarate dehydrogenase E1 component, with protein sequence MSTNLIREFFESSQLAGGNADYVEQLYESWLADPSSVDATWGKYFETFKGRESGDVPHSAAIARIEAAQKQRRNGVAVAAGPVDDAHARKQAGVLRILTAYRSRGHLAADLDPLGLAEKLPAPDLEPAFHGLSDADLDTEFDCGNFAGGGQRMKLRELLARLKKVYTNTLGVEFMHISNHEQRNWIYTRLEQANGSAGLDAAGKKRILAELTAAEGLERYLHTKYVGQKRFSLEGGDSLIPMVDDVVRAAGDNGIKEVVIGMAHRGRLNMLVNILGKPPRTLFNEFEGKWDHPDDPAHSGDVKYHMGFSADVKTPNGGTHVALAFNPSHLEIVNPVVAGSVHSRQIRRRDTERKQSMAVIVHGDSALAGQGVNMELFNMSQARGFKIGGSLHIVVNNQVGFTTSNPQDTRSTLYCTDIAKMVNAPVFHVNGDDPEAVIQATRLAYDFRKEFRKDVVIDLVCYRRHGHNEADEPSATQPVMYQIIRKRPTTRDLYAQELVKQGVIADGDGQKMFEDYRSRLEAGEPMTELTKALIKDIEVDWDKFIGGKLSTESNTGVAKQRLVELANQILVVPKDMTLQSRVAKIYDDRAKMAAGELPGDWGFAENLAYASLIDENYNLRLVGQDVGRGTFFHRHAVLHDQKTGYTFMPLANVRDGADVEVIDSLLSEEAVMAFEYGSATTDPYTLHIWEGQFGDFANGAQVVIDQFISSGEAKWNRLCGLALFLPHGYEGQGPEHSSARLERFLQLCALDNMQVCVPTTPAQAFHMIRRQMVRPTRKPLIVMTPKSLLRHKLAVSTLDELATGSFQLVIPEHRELAAKKVKRVVLCSGKVYYDLLEDAEKRGLTDVAIVRVEQLYPFPRPQVTAELEKYSGAKEVIWCQEEPMNQGAWFQIRHHLQACVGSKQSLSYAGRARSPAPAAGHLNTHVAEQAALVEQALVAPIGTDHAAE encoded by the coding sequence GTGAGCACTAATCTGATCCGCGAGTTTTTCGAATCCTCCCAACTCGCCGGCGGCAACGCCGATTACGTTGAACAGCTCTATGAATCGTGGTTGGCGGACCCCTCGTCGGTCGACGCCACCTGGGGCAAATATTTCGAGACTTTCAAAGGCCGCGAGTCGGGGGACGTGCCCCACTCTGCGGCCATTGCGCGTATAGAGGCCGCGCAAAAGCAGCGCCGTAACGGCGTTGCCGTCGCCGCCGGCCCGGTGGACGACGCCCACGCCCGCAAGCAGGCCGGCGTGCTGCGCATCCTCACCGCCTACCGTTCGCGCGGCCACCTGGCCGCCGACCTCGATCCGCTGGGCCTGGCCGAAAAACTGCCGGCGCCGGATCTGGAGCCCGCCTTCCACGGCCTCTCCGACGCCGACCTCGACACCGAGTTCGACTGCGGCAACTTCGCCGGTGGCGGCCAGCGCATGAAGCTGCGCGAGCTGCTGGCTCGACTGAAGAAGGTGTACACCAACACCCTCGGCGTCGAGTTCATGCACATCAGCAACCATGAGCAGCGCAACTGGATCTACACCCGCCTGGAGCAGGCCAACGGCAGCGCCGGCCTGGACGCCGCGGGCAAGAAGCGCATCCTCGCCGAGCTGACCGCGGCCGAAGGCCTGGAGCGCTACCTGCACACCAAGTACGTCGGCCAGAAGCGCTTCTCGCTGGAAGGCGGCGACAGCCTGATCCCGATGGTGGACGACGTGGTCCGCGCCGCGGGCGACAACGGCATCAAGGAAGTCGTTATCGGCATGGCCCACCGCGGCCGCCTCAACATGCTGGTCAACATCCTGGGCAAGCCGCCGCGCACCCTGTTCAACGAGTTCGAAGGCAAGTGGGACCATCCGGATGACCCGGCCCACTCGGGCGACGTGAAGTACCACATGGGCTTCTCCGCCGACGTCAAGACGCCGAACGGCGGCACCCACGTGGCGCTGGCGTTCAACCCGTCGCACCTGGAAATCGTCAACCCGGTGGTGGCCGGCTCGGTGCATTCGCGCCAGATCCGTCGCCGCGACACCGAGCGCAAGCAGTCGATGGCCGTCATCGTGCACGGCGACTCGGCGCTGGCCGGCCAGGGCGTGAACATGGAACTGTTCAACATGTCCCAGGCCCGCGGCTTCAAGATCGGCGGCAGCCTGCACATCGTGGTGAACAACCAGGTGGGCTTCACCACCTCCAACCCGCAGGACACCCGCTCCACGCTGTACTGCACCGACATCGCCAAGATGGTGAATGCGCCGGTGTTCCACGTGAACGGCGACGACCCGGAAGCGGTGATCCAGGCCACCCGCCTCGCCTACGACTTCCGCAAGGAGTTCCGCAAGGACGTGGTGATCGACCTGGTGTGCTACCGCCGCCACGGCCACAATGAGGCCGACGAGCCGTCCGCGACCCAGCCGGTGATGTACCAGATCATCCGCAAGCGCCCGACCACCCGCGACCTCTACGCGCAGGAGCTGGTCAAGCAGGGCGTGATCGCCGATGGCGACGGCCAGAAGATGTTCGAGGACTACCGCAGCCGCCTCGAAGCGGGCGAGCCGATGACCGAACTCACCAAGGCCCTCATCAAGGACATCGAGGTCGACTGGGACAAGTTCATCGGTGGCAAGCTGTCCACCGAGAGCAACACCGGTGTCGCCAAGCAGCGCCTGGTCGAGCTGGCCAACCAGATCCTGGTCGTGCCCAAGGACATGACGCTGCAGTCGCGCGTGGCCAAGATCTACGACGACCGCGCCAAGATGGCGGCCGGCGAGCTGCCGGGCGACTGGGGCTTCGCCGAGAACCTGGCCTACGCCTCGCTCATCGACGAGAACTACAACCTGCGCCTCGTGGGCCAGGACGTGGGCCGCGGCACGTTCTTCCATCGCCATGCCGTGCTGCATGACCAGAAGACCGGCTACACCTTCATGCCGCTGGCCAACGTGCGTGACGGCGCCGACGTTGAAGTCATCGACTCGCTGCTCAGCGAAGAAGCGGTCATGGCGTTCGAATACGGCAGCGCCACCACCGATCCGTACACGCTGCACATCTGGGAAGGCCAGTTCGGCGATTTCGCCAACGGCGCCCAGGTGGTGATCGACCAGTTCATCAGCTCGGGCGAAGCGAAGTGGAACCGCCTGTGCGGCCTCGCGCTGTTCCTGCCGCATGGCTACGAAGGCCAGGGTCCGGAGCACTCCTCCGCCCGCCTCGAGCGCTTCCTGCAGCTGTGCGCGCTGGACAACATGCAGGTCTGCGTGCCGACCACGCCGGCCCAGGCATTCCACATGATCCGCCGCCAGATGGTACGCCCGACGCGCAAGCCGCTGATCGTGATGACGCCCAAGTCGCTGCTGCGCCACAAGCTGGCCGTGTCGACGCTGGACGAACTGGCCACCGGCAGCTTCCAGTTGGTGATCCCGGAACATCGCGAACTGGCCGCCAAGAAGGTCAAGCGCGTGGTGCTGTGCTCGGGCAAGGTCTACTACGACCTGCTCGAAGACGCCGAGAAGCGCGGCCTCACCGACGTCGCCATCGTGCGCGTGGAGCAGCTCTACCCGTTCCCGCGTCCGCAGGTCACTGCGGAACTCGAGAAGTACAGCGGCGCCAAGGAAGTCATCTGGTGTCAGGAAGAGCCGATGAACCAGGGCGCGTGGTTCCAGATTCGTCATCACCTGCAGGCCTGCGTGGGCAGCAAGCAGAGTCTCTCGTATGCGGGACGCGCTCGCTCGCCGGCACCGGCCGCCGGTCACCTCAACACCCATGTCGCCGAGCAGGCGGCACTGGTCGAGCAGGCACTGGTCGCGCCAATCGGCACCGACCACGCGGCGGAATGA
- a CDS encoding assimilatory sulfite reductase (NADPH) flavoprotein subunit, with protein MEASRLSTLERLVDGLGPAELYWIAAWSAARAERLQRGDASTAVAAKAVAGQLTILYGSQTGQARRVAAQLHARAEAAGLAARLVRADAYPQRELAKETHLVVVISTQGDAEPPDDARGLVEFVLGKRAPKLPGLRYAVLGLGDSSYPQFCAIGRQLDDRLAALGATRFAALGEADVDVDAVAAPWSDSTLEQARQALGTSQPARVATLQPVPHRATHTREHPFHAAVLDNQSIVARDAGRDVRHMELSLEGSGLSYEPGDSLGVWPSNPPALVDQWLGVLKLDGEQVVTHEGRSLPLRQWLSRERELTRLSRPLVAVLADAAGDDELARLLRPDQSAALAALMAEHQPIDLWRRHASDWSAEELVAALRPLVPRLYSIASSRKAVGEEVHLTVGVVDYVAHGERHWGAASSFLAQAGDEQSLPIYIEPNERFRLPQDDARDIIMIGPGTGIAPFRAFVQERRETGARGRNWLFFGNRHFSSEFLYQVEWQAALRDGSLHRLDLAFSRDDAAKVYVQQRLREQGRELYAWLQEGAQLYVCGDANRMAKDVNAALIDIATTHGGHTHEQAREWLSDLLQQGRYARDVY; from the coding sequence ATGGAAGCCTCCCGGCTGTCGACGTTGGAGCGGCTGGTGGATGGCCTCGGTCCCGCCGAGCTCTACTGGATCGCCGCATGGAGCGCCGCAAGGGCGGAGCGCCTGCAGCGCGGCGATGCGTCCACGGCAGTCGCCGCGAAAGCCGTCGCCGGGCAACTCACCATCCTCTACGGCAGCCAGACCGGACAGGCCAGGCGCGTGGCGGCCCAACTGCATGCGCGAGCGGAAGCGGCGGGCCTGGCGGCGCGGCTGGTACGTGCCGATGCGTATCCGCAGCGCGAACTTGCCAAGGAAACCCACCTCGTCGTGGTGATCAGCACGCAGGGCGACGCCGAACCGCCCGATGACGCGCGCGGCCTGGTCGAGTTCGTGCTCGGCAAGCGTGCGCCGAAGTTGCCCGGCCTGCGCTATGCCGTACTTGGCCTGGGCGACTCCAGCTATCCGCAGTTCTGCGCGATCGGCCGTCAGCTCGACGACCGCCTTGCGGCGCTGGGCGCCACGCGGTTCGCTGCACTGGGCGAGGCCGACGTGGATGTCGATGCCGTGGCGGCGCCGTGGTCGGACAGCACGCTGGAACAGGCCAGGCAGGCGCTCGGCACCTCGCAGCCCGCGCGCGTCGCCACGCTGCAGCCGGTGCCTCATCGTGCGACGCACACGCGCGAGCATCCTTTCCATGCCGCCGTGCTGGACAACCAGTCCATCGTGGCGCGCGATGCCGGTCGCGATGTGCGCCATATGGAGCTGTCGCTGGAAGGTTCCGGACTGAGTTACGAGCCCGGCGATTCGCTGGGCGTGTGGCCGAGCAATCCGCCAGCCCTGGTCGACCAATGGCTGGGCGTGCTCAAGCTCGACGGCGAGCAGGTCGTGACGCATGAAGGCCGCAGCCTGCCGCTGCGGCAGTGGCTGTCGCGCGAACGGGAGCTCACGCGTCTCAGCCGCCCGCTGGTGGCCGTGCTGGCGGACGCCGCCGGCGACGACGAGCTCGCACGCCTGCTGCGCCCTGACCAGTCCGCTGCACTGGCGGCATTGATGGCCGAGCATCAGCCCATCGACCTGTGGCGGCGTCATGCCAGCGACTGGTCGGCGGAAGAACTGGTGGCGGCGCTGCGTCCGCTGGTGCCGCGCCTGTATTCGATTGCGTCCAGCCGGAAGGCGGTGGGTGAAGAAGTCCATCTCACCGTGGGCGTGGTGGACTATGTGGCGCACGGCGAACGGCATTGGGGGGCGGCGTCTTCGTTCCTCGCGCAGGCGGGCGACGAGCAGTCGTTGCCGATCTATATCGAACCCAACGAGCGCTTCCGCCTGCCGCAGGACGATGCACGGGACATCATCATGATCGGCCCCGGCACGGGCATCGCGCCTTTCCGTGCGTTCGTGCAGGAGCGTCGTGAAACCGGCGCGCGCGGGCGCAACTGGTTGTTCTTCGGCAATCGCCACTTCAGCAGCGAATTCCTGTACCAGGTCGAGTGGCAGGCGGCCTTGCGCGATGGTTCGCTGCATCGTCTGGACCTTGCGTTCTCGCGCGACGACGCGGCGAAGGTCTACGTGCAGCAGCGCCTGCGCGAGCAGGGACGTGAGCTCTACGCCTGGCTGCAAGAGGGCGCGCAGCTGTATGTCTGCGGCGACGCCAACCGCATGGCGAAGGACGTCAACGCCGCGCTGATCGACATCGCGACGACGCATGGCGGACATACCCACGAACAGGCCAGGGAGTGGCTTTCCGATCTGCTGCAACAGGGGCGCTACGCCCGCGACGTGTACTGA
- the lpdA gene encoding dihydrolipoyl dehydrogenase, which yields MSEKFDVIVIGAGPAGYVAAIRAAQLGLKTACVDAFVGKDGKQALGGTCLNVGCIPSKALLDSSKQYYNIAHNLPVHGITVEGAKVDLGTFIGRKDKIVKQFTGGIGQLFKANKVTPFFGKGKLLKGNEVEITGNDGSKQTISATNVILASGSVPIELPFAKFDNKFIVDNAGALDFTEVPKRLGVIGAGVIGLELGSVWKRLGSDVTVLEALPDFLSVADADIAKIAAKEFAKLGLNIKLGAKLTKAEIKKNEVALTYEDKDGAHELVVDKLLVAVGRRAYTDGLLADDTGVKLDERGRIVVDEHNHTGVNGVWAIGDAVRGPMLAHKGSEEGVAVAEWIAGKAGHINLDTVPWVIYTEPEIAWAGKTEKQLKDEGVPYKVGTFPFAAIGRAVAMNEAIGQVKMLAHAETDRILGVHMVGPGVSELIAECVVAMEFKGSSEDLARIVHAHPTLSEAVHEAALSVDKRAIHKGN from the coding sequence ATGAGCGAAAAATTCGACGTCATCGTCATCGGCGCCGGCCCTGCCGGCTATGTGGCCGCGATCCGCGCCGCGCAGCTGGGCCTGAAGACCGCCTGCGTGGACGCCTTCGTCGGCAAGGACGGCAAGCAGGCCCTCGGCGGCACCTGCCTCAACGTGGGCTGCATCCCGTCCAAGGCGCTGCTGGATTCGTCCAAGCAGTACTACAACATCGCCCACAACCTGCCGGTCCACGGCATCACGGTGGAAGGCGCCAAGGTCGACCTGGGCACCTTCATCGGCCGCAAGGACAAGATCGTCAAGCAGTTCACCGGCGGCATCGGCCAGCTGTTCAAGGCCAACAAGGTCACCCCGTTCTTCGGCAAGGGCAAGCTGCTGAAGGGCAATGAGGTGGAGATCACCGGCAACGACGGCTCCAAGCAGACCATCAGCGCCACCAACGTGATCCTCGCTTCCGGCTCGGTGCCGATCGAGCTGCCGTTCGCCAAGTTCGACAACAAATTCATCGTCGACAACGCCGGCGCGCTGGATTTCACCGAAGTGCCCAAGCGCCTGGGCGTGATCGGCGCCGGCGTGATCGGCCTGGAGCTGGGCAGTGTGTGGAAGCGCCTGGGTTCTGACGTGACCGTGCTCGAGGCGCTGCCGGATTTCTTGAGCGTGGCCGACGCGGACATCGCCAAGATCGCCGCCAAGGAATTCGCCAAGCTGGGCCTGAACATCAAGCTCGGCGCCAAGCTGACCAAGGCCGAGATCAAGAAGAACGAAGTCGCCCTGACCTATGAAGACAAGGACGGCGCGCACGAACTGGTGGTCGACAAGCTGCTGGTCGCCGTGGGCCGCCGCGCCTACACCGACGGCCTGCTGGCCGACGACACCGGCGTGAAGCTGGACGAGCGCGGCCGCATCGTGGTCGACGAGCACAACCACACCGGCGTGAACGGCGTGTGGGCCATCGGCGACGCCGTGCGCGGCCCGATGCTGGCCCACAAGGGTTCCGAGGAAGGCGTAGCCGTGGCCGAGTGGATCGCCGGCAAGGCGGGCCACATCAACCTCGACACCGTGCCGTGGGTGATCTACACCGAGCCGGAAATCGCCTGGGCCGGCAAGACCGAGAAGCAGCTGAAGGACGAAGGCGTCCCCTACAAGGTCGGCACCTTCCCGTTCGCCGCCATCGGCCGCGCCGTGGCCATGAACGAGGCCATCGGCCAGGTGAAGATGCTTGCCCATGCCGAAACGGACCGCATCCTGGGCGTGCACATGGTGGGCCCGGGCGTGTCCGAGCTGATCGCCGAGTGCGTCGTCGCGATGGAGTTCAAGGGCTCCTCCGAAGACCTCGCCCGCATCGTCCACGCGCACCCGACGCTGTCGGAAGCCGTGCACGAGGCGGCGCTGTCGGTCGACAAGCGCGCGATCCACAAGGGCAACTAA
- the odhB gene encoding 2-oxoglutarate dehydrogenase complex dihydrolipoyllysine-residue succinyltransferase — MSIEVKVPVLPESVSDATIATWHKKAGEAVKRDENLVDLETDKVVLEVPSPVDGVLKEIKFQSGDTVTSQQVIAVIEEGAAAAAPSPAAAPAAAPAPAAAAPAAPAAAKAGNADLSPAGLRVATEQNIDASKVAGTGRDGRVTKEDLVNYGKGGAAPAAAAPAAKPTPGARPEERVPMTRMRARIAERLMQSKNSIAMLTSFNEVNLAEVVKMRKALGESFEKANGVKLGFMSFFVKAAAEALKRHPIVNASVDGNDIIYHGYQDISIAVSTDKGLVTPVLRDVQDQSFADVERGIVEYAKKARDGKLGLDDLQGGTFTITNGGTFGSLLSTPIVNPPQSAILGMHAIKERAIVENGQVIAAPMMYLALSYDHRIIDGKDAVLFLVDIKNQLENPQRMLLGI, encoded by the coding sequence ATGTCCATCGAAGTCAAAGTTCCCGTCCTGCCCGAGTCCGTCTCCGACGCCACCATCGCCACCTGGCACAAGAAGGCCGGTGAAGCGGTCAAGCGCGACGAGAACCTGGTCGACCTCGAAACCGACAAGGTCGTGCTGGAAGTGCCCTCCCCGGTGGACGGCGTGCTGAAGGAAATCAAGTTCCAGTCCGGTGACACCGTGACCAGCCAGCAGGTCATCGCGGTGATCGAGGAAGGCGCTGCCGCCGCTGCGCCGTCCCCGGCCGCGGCTCCCGCCGCCGCCCCAGCGCCCGCCGCTGCTGCACCGGCCGCTCCCGCTGCCGCCAAGGCCGGCAACGCCGACCTGTCGCCGGCCGGCCTGCGCGTGGCCACCGAGCAGAACATCGACGCTTCCAAGGTCGCCGGCACCGGCCGCGACGGCCGCGTGACCAAGGAAGACCTGGTCAACTACGGCAAGGGTGGCGCCGCTCCGGCAGCCGCCGCGCCGGCCGCCAAGCCGACCCCGGGCGCCCGTCCGGAAGAGCGCGTGCCGATGACCCGCATGCGCGCGCGCATCGCCGAGCGCCTGATGCAGTCGAAGAACTCCATCGCCATGCTCACCTCGTTCAACGAAGTGAACCTGGCCGAGGTGGTGAAGATGCGCAAGGCGCTGGGCGAGTCGTTCGAAAAGGCGAACGGCGTGAAGCTCGGCTTCATGAGCTTCTTCGTGAAGGCTGCCGCCGAGGCGCTGAAGCGCCACCCGATCGTCAACGCATCGGTCGACGGCAACGACATCATCTATCACGGCTACCAGGACATCTCGATCGCCGTGTCCACCGACAAGGGCCTGGTGACGCCGGTGCTGCGCGACGTGCAGGACCAGAGCTTCGCCGACGTCGAGCGCGGCATCGTCGAATACGCCAAGAAGGCACGTGACGGCAAGCTGGGGCTGGACGACCTGCAGGGCGGCACCTTCACCATCACCAACGGCGGCACCTTCGGTTCGCTGCTGTCGACCCCGATCGTGAACCCGCCGCAGAGCGCCATTCTGGGCATGCACGCCATCAAGGAGCGCGCCATCGTCGAGAACGGCCAGGTGATCGCCGCCCCGATGATGTACCTGGCGCTGTCCTACGACCATCGCATCATCGATGGCAAGGACGCGGTGCTGTTCCTGGTCGACATCAAGAACCAGCTGGAAAACCCGCAGCGCATGCTGCTCGGCATCTAA
- a CDS encoding GNAT family N-acetyltransferase, whose protein sequence is MKLQGFHVEHADWARAGDREALSAIRLEVFVREQAVPESLEWDNLDSLSFHLLARDESGEPIGCARLTPHGKIGRVAVRLPWRGQGVGLGLLRALVARARSQGRADVALDAQLSAVTFYEREGFVAHGEPFEDAGILHHPMRLELATHTEPAASNPDGHALPTGNRSEIAAARLQLLTEAKHRLSIYQPALDNELYASLGEMAELRRIATSGRGAEIRILLHDPEAALRHSHRLVALAQRLPSVLHIRTPLEDVDLAYASAYLLTDQGGYLFQPDARRADARASHRDRAFQAPLAQHFNEVWERSAPARALQPLDL, encoded by the coding sequence GTGAAGCTCCAGGGCTTCCACGTCGAGCACGCCGACTGGGCCCGCGCGGGCGACCGCGAGGCCCTGAGCGCGATCCGGCTGGAAGTCTTCGTGCGGGAACAGGCCGTCCCCGAGTCGCTCGAATGGGACAACCTGGACTCGCTCTCCTTCCATTTGCTGGCCCGCGATGAAAGCGGCGAACCGATTGGCTGCGCGCGCCTCACGCCCCACGGCAAGATCGGGCGGGTGGCCGTGCGCCTGCCCTGGCGCGGCCAAGGCGTCGGCCTCGGCCTGTTGCGGGCCCTGGTGGCACGGGCGCGATCGCAGGGCCGGGCGGATGTCGCACTGGACGCCCAGCTGTCCGCGGTGACCTTCTACGAACGCGAAGGCTTCGTCGCCCACGGCGAGCCCTTCGAGGACGCCGGCATCCTCCATCACCCGATGCGGCTGGAGCTGGCCACCCACACGGAGCCGGCCGCCTCGAATCCGGATGGCCATGCGCTGCCCACCGGCAACCGCAGCGAGATCGCCGCCGCCCGGCTGCAATTGCTGACCGAGGCAAAGCACCGGCTCTCCATCTACCAGCCCGCACTCGACAACGAGCTCTACGCCAGCCTGGGCGAGATGGCCGAGCTCCGGCGCATTGCCACCTCCGGTCGCGGCGCGGAGATCCGCATCCTCCTGCACGATCCCGAGGCCGCCCTGCGCCACAGCCATCGCCTGGTCGCCCTGGCCCAGCGCCTGCCGAGCGTGCTGCACATCCGCACGCCACTGGAAGACGTGGACCTCGCCTACGCCTCCGCCTACCTGCTCACCGACCAGGGCGGCTACCTTTTCCAGCCCGATGCACGACGCGCCGACGCCCGCGCCTCCCACAGGGACCGGGCGTTCCAGGCACCGCTGGCGCAGCACTTCAATGAAGTCTGGGAGCGATCCGCTCCTGCCCGGGCGCTCCAGCCGCTCGATCTCTAG
- a CDS encoding cupin domain-containing protein, translated as MTTSHALPIEVRGSARQPLGMSPAQFLRDYWQKRPLLIRQAFPDFVPPIQPDDLAGLALEETALSRLIIHDENRDRWKVKTGPLTEKDFASTPDRNWTLLVQDVDKWDADVAALLEHFSFLPSWRLDDIMISYAEPGGGVGAHVDQYDVFLLQGIGQRHWAISTDPAAPKDFRPDVELKQLQHFEPTHEWMLEPGDMLYLPPGVPHDGVAFGGPCMTISVGMRAPSRAELTGDLADYLAERLPDELRYADADLAPAKAAGEIDRAALARVREALPFAATLDDATLADWFGRFITRYRNAQLPVPPEKELTEAALRKQLDGGASLLRHPWARMAWARDKRGATLFVNGQAYPTSVDWAGRVCSERELAPGKDLPAAEASLLLALVNDGNLVVRKSRRR; from the coding sequence ATGACGACATCCCACGCCCTCCCCATCGAAGTCCGCGGCTCCGCCAGGCAGCCGCTCGGCATGAGCCCCGCCCAGTTCCTTCGCGATTACTGGCAGAAGCGCCCGCTGCTGATCCGCCAGGCGTTCCCCGACTTCGTCCCGCCCATCCAGCCCGATGACCTGGCCGGCCTGGCGCTGGAAGAAACCGCCCTGTCGCGCCTGATCATCCATGACGAGAACCGTGACCGCTGGAAGGTGAAGACCGGCCCGCTCACCGAGAAGGACTTCGCCAGCACGCCGGACCGCAACTGGACCCTGCTGGTGCAGGACGTGGACAAGTGGGACGCCGACGTGGCCGCCCTGCTGGAGCACTTCAGCTTCCTGCCCAGCTGGCGCCTCGACGACATCATGATTTCGTACGCCGAGCCGGGCGGCGGCGTGGGCGCGCACGTGGACCAGTACGACGTATTCCTGCTGCAGGGCATTGGCCAGCGCCACTGGGCGATCAGCACCGATCCCGCCGCGCCCAAGGATTTCCGCCCGGACGTGGAGCTCAAGCAGCTCCAGCACTTCGAGCCCACCCATGAGTGGATGCTCGAACCCGGCGACATGCTCTACCTGCCGCCCGGCGTGCCGCACGACGGCGTCGCCTTCGGCGGCCCGTGCATGACGATCTCGGTGGGGATGCGTGCGCCTTCGCGCGCGGAACTCACCGGCGACCTTGCCGATTACCTGGCCGAACGCCTGCCCGACGAGCTGCGCTACGCCGATGCCGATCTGGCGCCGGCCAAGGCCGCCGGCGAAATCGATCGCGCCGCCCTCGCGCGCGTACGCGAGGCGCTGCCGTTCGCGGCCACGCTGGACGACGCCACGCTCGCCGACTGGTTCGGGCGCTTCATCACCCGCTACCGCAACGCGCAGCTGCCGGTGCCGCCCGAGAAGGAACTCACCGAGGCCGCCTTGCGCAAGCAGCTGGACGGCGGCGCCTCGTTGCTGCGCCATCCCTGGGCACGCATGGCATGGGCGCGCGACAAGCGTGGCGCCACGCTGTTCGTCAACGGTCAGGCCTACCCGACGTCGGTCGACTGGGCCGGGCGGGTCTGCAGCGAGCGCGAGCTGGCACCCGGCAAGGATCTGCCTGCCGCCGAAGCGAGCCTGCTGCTGGCCCTGGTCAACGACGGCAACCTGGTCGTCCGCAAGAGCCGGCGCCGGTGA
- a CDS encoding TIGR00730 family Rossman fold protein — MPQPTALCVYCGSSSGKHPEYVEQARAFGAEMARRGIALVYGGGKVGLMGTVADAVLAGGGKVIGVIPRQLVDLEVAHADLTELVVVETMHQRKTRMFELSDAFVALPGGFGTMDEMFEMLTWAQLGLHRYPCAFLDVRGYYTPLRAMMDHMVDERFVRPEQRESVWFGQDMQQLFDWMEGYQGSYTPKWIDRSSVEA; from the coding sequence ATGCCCCAACCCACTGCCCTTTGCGTCTATTGCGGCTCCAGCAGCGGCAAGCATCCCGAATACGTCGAGCAGGCCCGCGCCTTCGGTGCCGAGATGGCCCGGCGTGGCATTGCACTCGTATACGGTGGCGGCAAGGTCGGCCTGATGGGCACGGTGGCCGATGCGGTGCTGGCCGGCGGCGGCAAGGTGATTGGCGTGATCCCGCGCCAGCTGGTCGACCTGGAGGTTGCACACGCCGACCTCACCGAACTGGTCGTGGTGGAAACCATGCACCAGCGCAAAACGCGCATGTTCGAACTGTCCGATGCTTTCGTGGCGCTGCCCGGCGGCTTCGGCACCATGGACGAAATGTTCGAGATGCTGACCTGGGCCCAGCTCGGCCTGCATCGTTACCCTTGCGCTTTCCTCGACGTACGCGGCTATTACACGCCATTGCGCGCCATGATGGACCACATGGTGGACGAGCGTTTCGTGCGTCCCGAGCAGCGCGAGAGTGTATGGTTCGGGCAGGACATGCAGCAGCTGTTCGATTGGATGGAAGGCTATCAGGGTAGTTACACGCCCAAGTGGATCGACCGCAGCAGCGTCGAAGCCTGA